The DNA window TTCGCCCTTGCCATGCTTCTCATCTCGAAAGCCATCCTGATGCGCTCGCTGATCAGCACGGCGCTCGACTTGTCGGACTGCAGAAGAAGCACGGCAAACTCGTCGCTCTGAATGCGTGCCACTACATCAGTCTCCCTGGTGTGGGCCTTGATTATCTCGGCGACCTCCTTGAGTAATTTGTCGCCTGATTCCGTTCCATATTCCTCGTTTATCCTGGTAAAATTATCAATATCGATGAGGGTGAGGGAGAGGAGGGCTTCATAACGCTGGCTTCTCTTTATCTCCTCACTGAAGCGCTCGTTGAAGTAAATGGCATTGTAAAGGCCCGTGATATCGTCATACATGCCTCCCGCGATGGTCTTCTGGAAGAGCTGGGCGTTCTGGAGGGTTACCGCGGCAATATTGGCGAAGCTCACGACGAATTCCAGGTTCTCTATGGTGAAGGCATAATTATCGGGTCTCCCGAGGTAGAGAACGCCCAGAATCTCCTCCTCGTAAAGGATAGGGGCAACCAGGGCGCTCTTTTCATAGGTGAGAAGGGTCTGGAGCTCAGCCCCGTCGATGAGGACCGATCCCGAATCAATCTTTACAGGCTTCTGCTTCTCTGCGACCCAGCCGGGAAGGCCTTCACCGAGCCTGAGGCTGAAGTTGCGGAAAAAATCGGAGTAAGGGCTGTAAGCCACTTCGGCAAATATTTCGGGCTGACCCTCCATGGACTCGAGCATGAAGAGAATACAGGTCTGGGCGGGGATTATCTTCAGCAGGTGCTCGACGATTGACATATAGGCCTCTTCAGGATTAAGGCTCTTGTTGAGCTCCATCGAGGCATCCAGGAGGGCCTGGATCTTTGCCAGTTTCTTTTTAATGCCCTCAACGTCCTTTTCCCCCTCTTTCAGGCGCTTTTCAAAGATGAGCGTCATCTCCTTCTCTTTCTCCTTGTAGAGCTCCGTCTGGGCAGTGGCCTGGTTTTTCTGCTCGTGGAACTTCTTGTACATCTTCTCAAGCTCTTCTTTGCTCTCTTTAAGCTTGTTCTTGAGATCGTCGCCCTCGTTTTCCTTCTCTGTAAGGGCATTTGACAGGCCCTGGATATGCTTTTTATCATTCTGGCTGTCTTCAATGATCATATTCTTTTCTTCCTGGGCGATGCGTTTCGTTTCGGCGATCTCCTCCTCGAGACCGACGGCAGTCTTGAAGATCCAGAGGAGCATCACGCCGACCATCACGACGTACTTCAGCATGTCAACGCAATATTTCAGGACCACTTTCTTTGCCGCGCCTTCCTGGGCAAGATCAATATGGAGATTCACTGACGTTGAAGTGATGCTCACCATTTCCCCGGCGACAAGCACACCATAGATGAAGCCGGGAAGCAGCACGGCGAAAAGAAAAGCCGAGTTGCCCAGGAAAAGGGCCGCCTCAAGGGCGGGGAGCACGAAGCCCAGCAGCATATAGGCCGAGCCCAGAAACACATTGGTGATGAGGCCCGTGACAAGGTCGGAGAAAATGAGAAGGTACACGTAGAATTTCTTCTCACTGCACCTGAAGGCATAGATGGCCGCGCAGAAATGATAGAAGAACAGGAATGCCGTGACAATCCAGAGAGGGCCCTGGGGGCCGCCGGCGGGACCCATTCCGGGGAATATGGAAGGAAGCGTGACAAGATGGGGGCTTGCATCGGGAGTATTCAGGTTGGTGAGAAAAAGGCCCAGCATGAGAGCAAGAAACCTGAAGCCAAAAAGGTACCATACAAGCCCTGCAGAACCCCTCGACTGGTTTCCCGCATCCATCGGCACTTTGTTCTCCTCGATAGAATCGATCAATATTCATTCTTCAAGTTCACTTTTAATCCTTTCCCTCCCGCCCCCATGGAGGGACTCCCGTTGACTCATTGGAGAGGGAACGATATAATGGTCAAGGTGGTTTCCATGGTCCATTCATCAGATTTTAACGATATCAGGGCACTTCAAGCTTTCAGGAGCCTGGGGAGCTCGATTGAAAAGGGAACAAGCTGCGCCGTTTCAGGGATCGTTCCCCCGGCAAAGCCCCTTTTCATGGCTCTTCTGCTGGCGGAGCTGCCCCTTCCCTCATATCTGGTCACTTCCGACAGCGAGAAGGCTGAGCGCTTTTACCACGCCCTCCATTTCTTTACCCCCCCCGCCATGGCAGGCAGGATAGCTCTCATGCCTGAAATCAACGATGATGAAGGGGAGGATCTCTCCGGCGGCGCCACGGCCCTCTGGCTTCCCGTGCTGGAAAAGCTCTCGCAGAGGGAGGAGATCTTCCTCATCACCCCGCTTTCAGCCCTCCTGAAAAAGATAGAGACTATGGAGAACCTCAGGCAGGGCGCCTTAAGCGTCGTGAAAAACCAGGTCATATCCCCCTCCCGTCTTTGTGAGCACCTCGTGGAAAGAGGATACGAAAGGAGTGCCCTCGTGGAGAAAAGGGGGGAGTTCTCTCTCCGCGGCTGCATTCTGGACATGTACCCCGCCACAGGTGTTCCCGTAAGGCTCGAATTCTGGGGCGATGAGGTTGAATCCATCAGAGGGATAGACGTCGCCACGCAGCGATCGGCCGGGGAGGCGCCCTCGGTGAGAATACTCTCCCTTTCGGGTACAAGAGAGAGTTCAACTCTTCTGGATTATCTTCCCCTGAGCTCCTGGCTCATCCTGGACGAGCCTTCGCAGCTTGCCCTCCAGGCCTACGAGCACGGAGAAACGCCTGCCGAGGCCGCTGACACTTCTTTCAAAGACAGAAAATTGATAAGCCTCTCGTCCTGGGGCCACGAGGAGGAGATCCACTTTGCCACGGCGACCCTCTCGCCCTTCTACCGGAAGCTCGAGGATTTTTCCCTCTTCCTCAGGGAGAAAAGGGCCCAGGGTCACCAGGTCATCGTGATAAGCACCCAGGATGCCAGGCTCAGGGATGTGCTGGCGCAAGAGGGAATCGCCGCCGCTGATGAAGCGGAGCCCGGTGCAGGCTTCGTGAGCCTCGTCCATGGCTCTCTCGACGAGGGATTCTTTTTTGAGCCAGGCTGGACGGTCCTCACCGACAGGGAGATCCTGGGCACAAAGCGGAGCGCCCATTTCATCGCCGCTGAGAAGCGGTACATCCCGGTAAAGCTCGAGGATCTCACGCCCGGCGACTTTGTGGTCCATGTGCTCCATGGCATCGGGGTTTACAGGGGCCTCAGAACGCTCACGATAAAAGACCATGCCAAGGAATTCCTGGCCCTGGAGTATGCGAAGGGCGACATGCTCTTTGTTCCCGTTGACCAGATGGAGCAGATCCACAGGTTTACCGGTCTCGAGGAAAAGACTCCCTCCCTCTCCTACCTGGGAGGCAAGGAATGGAAGAATACAAGGGCCAAGATTCGGCATGAAGTGGAGGAAATCGCAAAAAAGCTCGTGGAGCTCTACGCAAGAAGAGACGCCCTGGAAGGCTTTGCCTTCTCGCCTGACATGCCATGGCAGGGCGAGCTGGAAAGCAGCTTCCCCTACGAGGAGACGCCCGATCAGCTCAAGGCAGTGGAAGAGGTAAAGCATGACATGGAAAAGATCCGCCCCATGGACAGGCTCATCTGCGGCGACGCGGGGTACGGCAAGACCGAGGTGGCGCTGAGGAGCGCCTTCAAGGCGGTCATGGACGGGAAGCAGGTGGCCCTCCTGGTACCCACCACCATACTGGCCGATCAGCACTACACGACTTTCTCCGAGAGGCTTGCGCCTTTCCCCATGAAAGTAGAGATGCTCAGCCGCTTCAGGAGCGCCGGGGAACAGAAGGCCATCATCGACTCCCTCAGGGAGGGAAGCCTCGACATCATCATCGGGACCCACAGGCTCCTTTCGGAAGACGTGCAGTTCAAATCCCTGGGCCTTGTGATTATCGACGAGGAGCAGCATTTCGGCGTCCTTCACAAGGAGAGGCTCAAGGAGCTCCGGAGCCACGTGGATGTCATCACCCTCTCGGCGACACCCATCCCCAGGACGCTCTCCTTCGCCCTCTCGGGCATCAGGGACATGTCCCTCATCACCACGCCGCCTGAAAACAGGCTTCCGGTGAAGACCTTCCTTCTCCCGTTCCGCCACGAGGTGATAAAAGGCGCCGTATCGAGAGAGATTGAGAGGGGGGGGCAGGTGTATTTTATCCACAACAGGATAAGGGGGATAGCCCAGATGGCAAGCGCCATAGAGAAGCTTGTCCCGGGAGCCCGCGTGGCCACTGCCCATGGGCAGATGAGCGAGGAGGACCTGGAGAGGATAATGAAAGGCTTCCTGGACAGGGCCTGCGATGTCCTTGTCTGCACGACCATCATCGAGAGCGGCATTGACATCTCCAATGTGAATACCATCATAATCAACAATGCTTACGGATTCGGGCTTGCCCAGCTTTACCAGCTCAGGGGAAGGGTAGGCCGCTCGCACCGGCAGGCCTATGCGTACCTGCTCTATCCCGCCCACAGGAAGCTTGGCGACATGGCCAGAAAGCGGATGGAAACCCTCAAGGACTTCTCTGACCTCGGCGCCGGATTCCATATCGCCATGAGGGACCTGGAGCTCAGGGGCGCAGGGAATATCCTGGGGACGGAGCAGCACGGCTTCGTGAGAGCCGTCGGTTTTGACCTTTACTGCAGGCTCCTGGACGACGCCGTCAAGGAGCTGAAAGGTGAAAAGCCCCGCAAAGAGGAGGGAGGCCCCTCGATTGAGCTCCCCCTCTCTGCGTATCTCCCCGGGGACTATGTGCCGGATGACCGCCAGAAAATCACTCTGTACCGCCGCATGTCAGCCCTCACCACGGCCGAGGAGGCAGCCTCCATTGAAGAGGAGCTCCGCGACCGCTTCGGCCCCCTGCCTCCCGAAGCGCGGAACATGCTGGCGCTCCTTGTGGTGAAATCCCTTCTCATTTCGATGAGAATCCCGAAAATCAGCCATGAGGGCTGCGATGTCTTCATGCTCATGCCGTTTTTCGAGGGGTTCAGCGCCGAGGCGCTCAGGGCGCTCCGCGCCACCGGCACCGCCATGGAGCTCAGAAACAACAGGCTCACCCTCGTGGGCCTGCTGGATAAAGAGGAGTGGACAGCGAAGCTGATAAGGTTTCTTGCCGCCTTCAGGAAGGCTGCGGGCTCTTCCCCTTCACTTCCATCATGACAAGGGCTACGTCGTCTGATTCAAAGAACGTCCCCGAGTGCCTTTTTACATCTTCCAGGATATGCTCCAGGATATCCTCGAGGGAGGAGTCCCTGGCCTCCTTGATCCTGTCGAGAAGCCGCGGGAAGGAGAAGAGCTGCCCTTCGGGGCTCCTCGCTTCGCTCACTCCGTCGGTGAACAGGATCACTTTGTCGCCCGGGAAGAGCACTGTCTTCTTTTCAAGCCACTGATTGGCGGAAAAGACACCTACGGGAAAGCCCTCGGCTTCGAGAAGCTCGATGGAGCCGCTCCCCCTTATGATAATGCCCTTCTGATGGCCTGCATTCGAATAGGTGAGCTCCCTTGTCTCTTCGTCGAGAATCGAGTAAAACATGGTGCTGTACCAGGAGCCCTCGCCCCAGAGGTCAATGAGCCTCCTGTTGATCTTGTCCAGGATGAAGGCGGGAGAGTAACTCTTCTTACCCCATTCGTAGAAAAAGCTCATAATCACCGCCATTACAAGAGATGCCGGGATACCTTTCCCCATTACGTCGCCTATGGCGAGCACGACGTGCTTTTTCTTGAAAGGGCGGAAATAATAAAAGTCGCCGCCCACTTCCATGCACTGGTGGATATAGCCCAGGACCCTTATCCTCTCGAGGTCAAAAGCCTTTGAGAGAAGAGTTTTCTGGAGAGCCTTGGCCAGGTCCACGTCGCGCTTCATGCGCTCCTCGAATTTCTTCACGTCCACGAACTTGTTCACGGCGAGGACCACGATGAGCGACAGCAGTGACCACTTGATAACCTCTATAAAGTCCTTCAGGACATAGTCTATAAAGGTCATCTCCGGGCGGATAGAGGCCAGGTGGAACGCGAGAAGGGCCAGGGGAAAGAAATAAAAGCCCCGGAGCCTGAAAAAAAGGCAGCCTGCCATAAGGGGTATAAAAAAGAGATCAAAGTGGAGATCTCTCCTGGTAAGGTGAAGTATGAGGGCGCAGGCCGCAATGAGTGCCACCACAAGCATCATCAGGCCGATGCGGTATTTTTTCTCGGGAAGCTCAACGGCAAGCGAGACAATTTTCCTGTCAAGCTTGCGCAGGGCGACCATCAAACGCTTGAGCCTCATGGTGCCTCCCTCATTATTTTCCCTGATTGGATCCGTGCAATTTCCCTCAATAATACATGACGCCCATGAAAAAGTCAAATGACCTCCAAGGAAGGATCTGCCGGGGAGAGAATAGATATGATGATGCCGTCTGGCATGCTCTGTGAGAATAAGAAGGAAAAGAGAAGGCACCTGCTGGCATATAATGAGCATCAGGATAAGAAAGGAACAGACGATGAGAGAATTCGACGAACTGGTAAAAATCATGGCAGCACTCCGGGGCGAGAAGGGCTGCCCCTGGGACCGTGAGCAGGACCACCGTACCCTCATGCCTTACTTCCTGGAAGAGACCCGGGAGGCACTTGAGGCCATCGAGGCCGGAGATATGGCGTCCCTCTGCGAGGAGCTCGGTGACGTGATGCTCCAGATAGTCTTTCACAGCCAGATTGCCCGGGAAGCCCGGGAGTTCACCATAGAAGAGGTCATCTCGGGCATATCCCGCAAGCTTGTAAGGAGGCACCCTCACGTGTTCGGCGAGAGCACCGTCACCTCTTCGCAGGATGTAGTGCGCCAGTGGAACGAGATCAAAGAAGACGAGAAGAAGAAAAAGGGGGGCGCCGCGCGGCGCTCTCCTGACAAAGAAGGGAAAAAGGCTCATTCTCTCGAAAAGAATCTGAGCGCGCTTGAGGAAGAGCTCAAGGCGCTCAGGAGAGACCTCAGAGATTCCCCCGGCACAGAGAAAAGGTTGGCACGGATCCTCTATTATGCCGTTGAAGCGGCAGGATGCGCAGGCATCGAGGCAGAGCATGCCCTCCGTGCTCCCGCTGACAGCAGCGGCGACCTGCAGAAGGGGGAATGAGCCTGGCAACAATACCGGGACACCGGTTTTTGCACTAAAAGAGAAAGAAGGTGGAATCATGTCTGAAATTGAAGCAGTAAGAGCGCGCCAGATTCTTGACTCGCGGGGAAATCCGACCGTAGAGGTGGATGTGTACCTCGCCAGCGGGATAATGGGCAGGGCTGCAGTGCCCTCAGGTGCTTCTACGGGCGCCCACGAGGCAGTGGAGCTGAGAGACGGCGACAAAAAGGACTACCTGGGAAAATCCGTACACAAGGCCGTCGAGAACGTAAACGAGATCATAGCCCCGGAGATCGTGGGGTATGATGCTCTCCGCCAGATGGAAATAGACAGCCTGATGATAAAGCTTGACGGCACGCCCAACAAGGGGAAGCTCGGCGCCAATGCCATCCTTGGTGTCTCCCTCGCGGCGGCGAAAGCAGCGGCGGACGAGTTGGGCCTGGAGCTCTTCCAGCACATAGGCGGCGTTTATGCACACACGCTCCCGGTCCCCATGATGAACGTGCTGAACGGTGGAAAGCACGCTGACAACAACGCCGACATGCAGGAGTTCATGATAGTGCCGGCAGGTGCCAAATCCTTCTCCGAGGCGCTCCGCATGGGCGCCGAGACCTTCCACAGCCTCAAGAAGGTGCTCTCGGACAAGGGCCTCAATACGGCAGTGGGCGACGAGGGAGGCTTCGCGCCCCACGTCAAGTCAAACGAGGAAGCCCTTGAGTTCATCCTGCAGGGCATCGAGAAGGCAGGCTACAAGCCTGGCGAAGACATCTTCATCGCCCTGGACCCCGCCGCCTCGGAGTTCTTTGAGAACGGGAAGTACGTCTTCAATAAGAGCACCAAGGAGACTCTCACGTCGGCCGAGATGGTGGAGCTCTATGGGAAGTGGGTTCAAAAGTACCCTATCCTCTCCATCGAGGACGGCCTTGCTGAAGATGACTGGGACGGCTGGAAGCTCATGACGGATAAACTGGGCCACAAGATCCAGATCGTCGGCGACGATCTCTTCGTCACCAACACGGAGCGCCTTATCAAGGGCATCGGCCTCGGGGTGGCAAACTCCATTCTCATCAAGCTCAACCAGATAGGCACCCTCACCGAAACACTCCGGTGCATCGAGATGGCCAAGCAGGCGTCTTACACAGCGGTGGTTTCCCACCGCTCGGGTGAGACCGAGGACACCACCATCGCTGACGTAGTCGTGGCAATGAACACGGGGCAGATCAAAACCGGGTCGGCCTCCCGTACAGATCGCATCT is part of the Candidatus Eremiobacterota bacterium genome and encodes:
- a CDS encoding diguanylate cyclase, with amino-acid sequence MDAGNQSRGSAGLVWYLFGFRFLALMLGLFLTNLNTPDASPHLVTLPSIFPGMGPAGGPQGPLWIVTAFLFFYHFCAAIYAFRCSEKKFYVYLLIFSDLVTGLITNVFLGSAYMLLGFVLPALEAALFLGNSAFLFAVLLPGFIYGVLVAGEMVSITSTSVNLHIDLAQEGAAKKVVLKYCVDMLKYVVMVGVMLLWIFKTAVGLEEEIAETKRIAQEEKNMIIEDSQNDKKHIQGLSNALTEKENEGDDLKNKLKESKEELEKMYKKFHEQKNQATAQTELYKEKEKEMTLIFEKRLKEGEKDVEGIKKKLAKIQALLDASMELNKSLNPEEAYMSIVEHLLKIIPAQTCILFMLESMEGQPEIFAEVAYSPYSDFFRNFSLRLGEGLPGWVAEKQKPVKIDSGSVLIDGAELQTLLTYEKSALVAPILYEEEILGVLYLGRPDNYAFTIENLEFVVSFANIAAVTLQNAQLFQKTIAGGMYDDITGLYNAIYFNERFSEEIKRSQRYEALLSLTLIDIDNFTRINEEYGTESGDKLLKEVAEIIKAHTRETDVVARIQSDEFAVLLLQSDKSSAVLISERIRMAFEMRSMARAKKSKIHSSLSIGVANFPVDAKNKEDLIAKVEEALQQAKNKGGNNTSYPSG
- the mfd gene encoding transcription-repair coupling factor; this translates as MVHSSDFNDIRALQAFRSLGSSIEKGTSCAVSGIVPPAKPLFMALLLAELPLPSYLVTSDSEKAERFYHALHFFTPPAMAGRIALMPEINDDEGEDLSGGATALWLPVLEKLSQREEIFLITPLSALLKKIETMENLRQGALSVVKNQVISPSRLCEHLVERGYERSALVEKRGEFSLRGCILDMYPATGVPVRLEFWGDEVESIRGIDVATQRSAGEAPSVRILSLSGTRESSTLLDYLPLSSWLILDEPSQLALQAYEHGETPAEAADTSFKDRKLISLSSWGHEEEIHFATATLSPFYRKLEDFSLFLREKRAQGHQVIVISTQDARLRDVLAQEGIAAADEAEPGAGFVSLVHGSLDEGFFFEPGWTVLTDREILGTKRSAHFIAAEKRYIPVKLEDLTPGDFVVHVLHGIGVYRGLRTLTIKDHAKEFLALEYAKGDMLFVPVDQMEQIHRFTGLEEKTPSLSYLGGKEWKNTRAKIRHEVEEIAKKLVELYARRDALEGFAFSPDMPWQGELESSFPYEETPDQLKAVEEVKHDMEKIRPMDRLICGDAGYGKTEVALRSAFKAVMDGKQVALLVPTTILADQHYTTFSERLAPFPMKVEMLSRFRSAGEQKAIIDSLREGSLDIIIGTHRLLSEDVQFKSLGLVIIDEEQHFGVLHKERLKELRSHVDVITLSATPIPRTLSFALSGIRDMSLITTPPENRLPVKTFLLPFRHEVIKGAVSREIERGGQVYFIHNRIRGIAQMASAIEKLVPGARVATAHGQMSEEDLERIMKGFLDRACDVLVCTTIIESGIDISNVNTIIINNAYGFGLAQLYQLRGRVGRSHRQAYAYLLYPAHRKLGDMARKRMETLKDFSDLGAGFHIAMRDLELRGAGNILGTEQHGFVRAVGFDLYCRLLDDAVKELKGEKPRKEEGGPSIELPLSAYLPGDYVPDDRQKITLYRRMSALTTAEEAASIEEELRDRFGPLPPEARNMLALLVVKSLLISMRIPKISHEGCDVFMLMPFFEGFSAEALRALRATGTAMELRNNRLTLVGLLDKEEWTAKLIRFLAAFRKAAGSSPSLPS
- a CDS encoding PP2C family protein-serine/threonine phosphatase: MRLKRLMVALRKLDRKIVSLAVELPEKKYRIGLMMLVVALIAACALILHLTRRDLHFDLFFIPLMAGCLFFRLRGFYFFPLALLAFHLASIRPEMTFIDYVLKDFIEVIKWSLLSLIVVLAVNKFVDVKKFEERMKRDVDLAKALQKTLLSKAFDLERIRVLGYIHQCMEVGGDFYYFRPFKKKHVVLAIGDVMGKGIPASLVMAVIMSFFYEWGKKSYSPAFILDKINRRLIDLWGEGSWYSTMFYSILDEETRELTYSNAGHQKGIIIRGSGSIELLEAEGFPVGVFSANQWLEKKTVLFPGDKVILFTDGVSEARSPEGQLFSFPRLLDRIKEARDSSLEDILEHILEDVKRHSGTFFESDDVALVMMEVKGKSPQPS
- a CDS encoding MazG family protein; translated protein: MREFDELVKIMAALRGEKGCPWDREQDHRTLMPYFLEETREALEAIEAGDMASLCEELGDVMLQIVFHSQIAREAREFTIEEVISGISRKLVRRHPHVFGESTVTSSQDVVRQWNEIKEDEKKKKGGAARRSPDKEGKKAHSLEKNLSALEEELKALRRDLRDSPGTEKRLARILYYAVEAAGCAGIEAEHALRAPADSSGDLQKGE
- the eno gene encoding phosphopyruvate hydratase, producing the protein MSEIEAVRARQILDSRGNPTVEVDVYLASGIMGRAAVPSGASTGAHEAVELRDGDKKDYLGKSVHKAVENVNEIIAPEIVGYDALRQMEIDSLMIKLDGTPNKGKLGANAILGVSLAAAKAAADELGLELFQHIGGVYAHTLPVPMMNVLNGGKHADNNADMQEFMIVPAGAKSFSEALRMGAETFHSLKKVLSDKGLNTAVGDEGGFAPHVKSNEEALEFILQGIEKAGYKPGEDIFIALDPAASEFFENGKYVFNKSTKETLTSAEMVELYGKWVQKYPILSIEDGLAEDDWDGWKLMTDKLGHKIQIVGDDLFVTNTERLIKGIGLGVANSILIKLNQIGTLTETLRCIEMAKQASYTAVVSHRSGETEDTTIADVVVAMNTGQIKTGSASRTDRICKYNRLLRIEEILDEEAYFAGLNAFASRRRAALEKAMA